One window from the genome of Bacillus weihaiensis encodes:
- a CDS encoding pyridoxal phosphate-dependent aminotransferase has product MKVFEQSQLLNTLPKQFFASLVGKVNAIVEQGHDVINLGQGNPDQPTPSHIVKAMQEAVEKPVNHKYSPFRGQAYLKEAIATFYKREYGVDLDPTKEVAILFGGKAGLVEVPQCILNPGEVVLVPDPGYPDYWSGVELARAKMEMMPLLSENEFLPDYKKIPQHILDQAKLMFLNYPNNPTGATANKDFFAETVSIAKENDICVVHDFAYGAIGYDGIKPLSFLQVEGAKDIGIELYTFSKTFNMAGWRIGFAVGNASVIEAINLLQDHLYVSVFSAIQEAAAHALLSEQTCVEQLNDMYESRRNVLIREFREIGWDVKAPAGSFFAWLPVPPGFTSEQFSDYLLDKAHVVVAPGIGFGQYGEGYVRVGLLTSEERLKEAARRIKDLSIF; this is encoded by the coding sequence ATGAAAGTATTTGAACAATCTCAATTATTGAATACATTACCAAAGCAATTTTTTGCAAGTCTTGTAGGAAAAGTTAATGCTATTGTTGAGCAAGGTCATGATGTGATTAATTTAGGACAAGGAAATCCAGATCAACCTACGCCTTCACATATTGTAAAGGCAATGCAAGAAGCAGTAGAAAAGCCAGTGAATCATAAGTATTCTCCATTTAGAGGTCAAGCCTATTTGAAAGAGGCAATTGCGACGTTTTATAAAAGAGAATATGGTGTTGACTTAGATCCTACTAAAGAAGTGGCTATCTTATTTGGAGGGAAAGCAGGATTAGTTGAAGTCCCACAATGTATACTAAATCCTGGAGAAGTAGTTCTTGTTCCAGATCCAGGGTATCCCGATTACTGGTCTGGTGTTGAGCTTGCAAGAGCGAAAATGGAAATGATGCCTCTTTTAAGTGAGAATGAGTTTTTACCAGATTATAAGAAGATTCCACAACACATACTTGATCAGGCAAAATTAATGTTTTTGAATTATCCTAATAATCCTACTGGAGCAACAGCCAACAAAGATTTTTTTGCTGAAACAGTGTCAATCGCTAAGGAAAATGATATATGTGTTGTCCACGATTTTGCATACGGCGCTATAGGCTATGATGGGATAAAGCCTCTTAGCTTTTTACAGGTAGAAGGTGCGAAGGATATTGGTATTGAGCTTTACACCTTTTCTAAGACATTTAATATGGCAGGTTGGAGAATAGGCTTTGCAGTAGGAAATGCTTCGGTAATTGAAGCGATAAATCTTCTACAGGATCATCTATATGTAAGTGTATTTAGTGCTATTCAAGAAGCAGCAGCCCATGCACTACTAAGCGAACAAACATGTGTGGAGCAATTAAATGATATGTATGAATCTAGAAGAAATGTACTTATTCGAGAATTTCGAGAGATTGGTTGGGATGTGAAAGCACCAGCGGGCTCCTTTTTTGCATGGCTACCAGTACCTCCAGGGTTTACTTCAGAACAATTCTCAGATTATTTATTAGATAAAGCACATGTGGTTGTTGCCCCTGGGATTGGCTTTGGTCAATATGGGGAAGGCTACGTACGTGTAGGTTTACTAACATCCGAAGAAAGGTTGAAGGAAGCTGCACGACGAATCAAAGATTTGTCAATATTTTAA
- a CDS encoding carbon-nitrogen family hydrolase, whose translation MNPVITCIQLDIKFGDPVFNYEQAEKKISQVILSENPTIIVLPELWTTGYDLTRLDEIGDSSGKTTTRFLSELAKKHRVHFVGGSIAKKQDNSVTNTMLIINNKGELVQEYSKLHLFKLMDEHHHLISGQTKGLFELDGVKSAGVICYDIRFPEWIRAHTTQGAEILYVVAEWPLPRLHHWKSLLISRAIENQCYVVACNRAGSDPNNEFAGHSMIIDPWGEILIEADEKPGFITAELEIEKVKSVRKQIPIFDDRLPEFY comes from the coding sequence ATGAACCCTGTTATAACCTGCATTCAGCTTGATATAAAGTTTGGTGATCCTGTCTTCAATTACGAACAAGCAGAAAAAAAGATTTCACAAGTCATCCTTTCTGAAAACCCAACTATCATTGTTCTCCCGGAACTATGGACAACTGGCTATGATCTAACTCGCCTTGACGAAATTGGTGATAGTTCAGGAAAAACAACTACTCGCTTTCTGTCAGAGTTGGCGAAAAAACATCGTGTTCATTTCGTAGGAGGGTCCATAGCAAAAAAACAGGATAACTCTGTTACGAATACAATGCTAATCATAAATAATAAAGGGGAACTCGTACAGGAGTATAGCAAGCTCCATTTATTTAAATTAATGGATGAACATCATCATCTAATCTCTGGACAGACGAAGGGACTTTTTGAATTGGACGGTGTAAAAAGTGCGGGTGTCATATGCTACGATATACGTTTTCCAGAATGGATACGCGCGCACACAACACAAGGTGCTGAAATTTTATATGTGGTTGCTGAGTGGCCCCTACCACGTTTACACCACTGGAAAAGTCTTTTGATAAGTCGAGCAATAGAAAATCAATGTTACGTTGTAGCCTGTAACCGAGCTGGATCTGACCCTAACAATGAATTTGCAGGTCATTCCATGATTATTGATCCCTGGGGGGAAATTTTGATTGAAGCAGATGAAAAACCTGGCTTTATTACAGCAGAACTAGAGATTGAAAAAGTAAAATCTGTGAGAAAGCAAATCCCTATATTTGATGATCGTTTACCGGAATTTTATTAA
- the mtnK gene encoding S-methyl-5-thioribose kinase, protein MANKKSSIYQPLTESDAIALAKRLQLFDEKSQLTCNEIGDGNLNLVFRVVNSENNESVIIKQALPYAKVVGESWPLTLDRSRIETNALIKQSEFVPNLVPKVYYSDEALAITIMEDLSHLQIARAALIDGKNLPLLSKHIGEFLGKTLFYTSDYGLDQHYKKELVKQFINPDLCKITEDLVFTDPFFNHDTNEYEAELQPDVDQIWEDQALKLEVAKLKHLFLTKAEALVHGDLHTGSIFADETETKVIDPEFAYFGPIGFDIGQVFANLLLNALSKDTEKQDILFDHIEETWEVFVAEFSKAWKEDAIETFASVEGYLEYVLSEIFEESVGFAGCEVIRRTIGLARVADIEGIEPKEKRLLTKQLALQVGSELIKNRKSIKTPKEIKNYTKQPVNF, encoded by the coding sequence ATGGCTAACAAAAAATCGTCTATTTATCAACCATTAACTGAAAGTGACGCAATAGCACTTGCTAAACGACTACAGCTTTTTGATGAAAAGAGTCAATTAACGTGTAATGAGATTGGTGATGGAAACTTAAATTTGGTATTTAGAGTCGTAAACTCAGAAAATAATGAGAGTGTGATTATCAAGCAAGCTTTACCATATGCGAAAGTTGTCGGGGAAAGCTGGCCCTTAACTTTAGATCGATCAAGAATTGAAACAAATGCCCTCATTAAACAAAGCGAATTTGTTCCAAATCTTGTCCCAAAAGTGTACTACTCGGATGAGGCACTTGCTATTACGATTATGGAGGATTTATCCCATTTACAAATAGCTAGAGCAGCCTTGATTGACGGTAAAAATCTACCCTTATTATCTAAACATATTGGAGAATTTTTAGGTAAAACCCTTTTCTATACATCCGACTATGGATTAGATCAACATTACAAAAAAGAGTTAGTAAAACAATTTATTAATCCAGACCTTTGTAAGATTACGGAAGACCTTGTTTTTACAGACCCATTTTTCAATCATGATACAAATGAATATGAAGCTGAATTACAACCAGATGTAGATCAAATTTGGGAAGATCAAGCGTTAAAGCTTGAAGTAGCTAAATTAAAGCACCTATTCTTAACAAAAGCTGAAGCATTAGTTCATGGTGACCTACATACTGGAAGTATATTTGCAGATGAAACAGAAACAAAAGTCATTGACCCTGAATTCGCTTATTTTGGACCAATTGGCTTTGATATCGGGCAAGTCTTTGCTAACCTTCTCTTAAATGCTCTATCAAAAGATACGGAAAAGCAAGACATTCTTTTTGATCATATCGAAGAAACATGGGAAGTATTTGTTGCTGAATTTTCAAAAGCTTGGAAGGAAGATGCAATTGAAACATTTGCGTCTGTTGAAGGCTATTTAGAGTATGTACTATCTGAAATTTTCGAAGAGTCAGTCGGCTTTGCAGGATGCGAAGTCATTAGACGAACAATTGGCTTAGCCCGTGTAGCAGATATAGAAGGCATTGAACCAAAAGAAAAAAGGCTCCTAACAAAACAGCTTGCACTTCAAGTTGGAAGTGAGTTAATTAAAAATCGAAAATCAATTAAAACACCTAAAGAAATAAAAAATTATACTAAACAACCAGTGAATTTTTAA
- the mtnA gene encoding S-methyl-5-thioribose-1-phosphate isomerase, translated as MTTPNFAIPRSVIWNDESISLLNQQKIPHVTEYLELKTIQDVWEAIQSLKVRGAPAIGITAAFGLALSALQDEAVSLVTFQENIRKNRDYLATSRPTAVNLVWALDRLVNSITHVKSVNEGKTTIVHEAIQVQAEDEAVCRLIGEHALTLFNRGDKVMTICNAGSIATAKYGTALAPFYLAKEKDIDLRVFACETRPVLQGARLTTWELMQADVDVTLITDNMAAHTIKSKGINSIIVGADRIAANGDTANKIGTFNLALLAKAFNIPFYVAAPLSTFDPAIPDGSHIPIEERDAEEVTTIQGVRTAPEGVKVFNPAFDVTPNELISGIITEKGIVTGDYTTEIRNLFS; from the coding sequence ATGACGACACCTAACTTTGCAATCCCTCGTTCCGTTATTTGGAATGATGAATCTATTTCCCTTTTAAATCAACAAAAAATCCCTCATGTGACAGAGTATCTTGAACTAAAAACTATTCAGGATGTATGGGAAGCAATCCAATCCTTAAAGGTACGCGGTGCTCCAGCAATTGGGATTACGGCAGCTTTTGGATTAGCTTTATCTGCACTTCAGGATGAAGCAGTGTCTTTAGTAACCTTTCAAGAAAACATCCGCAAAAACCGAGACTATTTAGCAACATCAAGACCGACTGCAGTCAACTTAGTTTGGGCATTAGATCGTTTAGTAAACTCGATTACACATGTAAAGTCTGTTAATGAAGGAAAAACAACAATTGTCCATGAGGCCATTCAGGTTCAAGCGGAGGATGAAGCTGTTTGTCGTTTAATCGGGGAACACGCTTTAACTCTATTCAACCGTGGAGATAAAGTGATGACAATCTGTAATGCTGGATCCATTGCTACTGCAAAATACGGAACAGCCCTTGCTCCATTTTATCTGGCTAAGGAAAAAGACATTGATTTACGTGTCTTTGCTTGTGAAACACGACCTGTTTTACAAGGGGCTCGCCTTACAACATGGGAGCTTATGCAGGCAGATGTCGATGTAACATTAATAACAGACAATATGGCAGCTCATACTATTAAATCAAAGGGAATCAATTCCATCATTGTTGGGGCCGATCGAATTGCAGCAAATGGTGACACAGCAAATAAAATTGGTACGTTTAACCTTGCATTATTAGCAAAAGCTTTTAATATTCCATTTTATGTAGCAGCTCCTCTTTCCACGTTTGACCCTGCTATTCCAGACGGATCCCATATCCCAATAGAAGAACGTGATGCAGAGGAAGTAACAACTATTCAAGGAGTACGCACTGCCCCTGAAGGTGTAAAAGTATTTAATCCCGCATTTGATGTAACCCCGAATGAACTTATTTCGGGAATTATCACTGAAAAAGGAATCGTAACAGGTGACTACACAACAGAAATCCGTAATCTATTTAGTTAA
- a CDS encoding PAS domain-containing sensor histidine kinase, with protein MKQTMEDNEVVILRKKLSFLERENELLKSKLYQHEAILEGALDAVAIFNEEMTFIDANSAACHMFQLTKKHLSKRKFTDFLSLLSKGEVEELLNEVRLSPDTLKHEVVVKLDNGQVKFLELSLRKQAINGYDLAMIKDVSFKKMLERERTINEQLFKDLFHRAVDGIVIFDENGSFVDANGSFCSSFEISKAHLQSYELGDFIGNDEVALLDKLWKKLKEDGNAKGELPVVLKNGKKKIFEYTTTSNIFNGFYMAIMRDITEKRSMELKLYKSEERFREIFENAIDAIMIWENSGQIQKVNHAASRTFELPPEELVKRNILDFVNQESSSFTNIKESYLQTGAIRAELLFHMPNGEDKELEFTSKMDILDGHHLTILRNVSERKRMESNLIASEQKFRKIFDGAMEGILLFNDSFEVIDANPIAREILELNNRENQTLDLCHLFSKKINSKNGMENLHYIHEKTQEVTYKNDLGEEKTIEFSLKFHINENMNLAVFRDVTEKKELEEQLRKSDTLNVVGELAAGIAHEIRNPMTALKGFIQLLEGSVQEDFSMYFNVITSELSRIESIITEFLVLARPQAIHYQQKNIAQIMRETIELLSAQAILVNVQMDLRIEKALPVIFCEPNQLKQVFINILKNAIEVMPDGGKIDVNMSMKDHEHILVSISDRGSGISEDKIKRLGQPFYTTKERGTGLGLMVSYKIIEEHRGLVEVESEENVGTTFHITLPIFQH; from the coding sequence TTGAAGCAAACGATGGAGGATAACGAAGTCGTTATATTAAGAAAAAAATTGTCTTTTTTGGAGAGAGAGAATGAACTATTAAAATCAAAATTATACCAGCATGAGGCTATCTTAGAAGGGGCATTAGATGCTGTAGCTATTTTTAATGAAGAAATGACATTTATTGATGCGAATTCTGCTGCCTGTCATATGTTTCAATTAACAAAAAAACATTTATCAAAAAGAAAATTCACAGATTTTTTAAGTTTGCTTTCAAAAGGTGAGGTTGAAGAACTTTTAAATGAGGTGAGACTTTCACCAGATACATTAAAGCATGAGGTTGTGGTGAAATTAGACAATGGACAAGTGAAATTTTTAGAATTATCTCTTCGTAAACAAGCAATTAATGGATATGATCTTGCCATGATTAAGGATGTTTCATTTAAGAAAATGCTAGAAAGAGAGAGAACCATAAATGAGCAACTTTTTAAGGATTTATTTCATCGCGCTGTAGATGGAATTGTCATCTTTGATGAAAACGGTTCCTTTGTAGATGCAAATGGTTCTTTTTGTTCTAGCTTTGAAATAAGTAAGGCACATCTTCAATCCTATGAATTAGGTGATTTTATTGGAAATGATGAAGTGGCTCTATTAGATAAGCTATGGAAGAAGTTGAAAGAGGATGGTAATGCAAAAGGGGAACTACCAGTTGTATTAAAGAATGGTAAAAAGAAAATCTTTGAATATACAACTACCTCAAATATTTTCAATGGATTTTATATGGCGATCATGCGAGATATTACGGAAAAACGTTCGATGGAATTAAAGCTTTATAAAAGCGAAGAGCGATTTAGAGAAATATTCGAGAATGCTATTGATGCAATTATGATATGGGAGAATTCAGGACAAATTCAAAAAGTGAATCATGCAGCAAGTCGAACATTTGAATTACCTCCAGAGGAATTAGTAAAACGAAATATACTAGACTTTGTCAACCAAGAATCCTCTAGCTTTACTAATATAAAAGAAAGCTACTTGCAAACAGGTGCAATTAGAGCTGAACTATTGTTTCATATGCCGAATGGCGAAGATAAGGAACTTGAATTCACATCAAAAATGGATATATTAGATGGACATCATTTAACTATTCTCCGAAATGTTAGTGAACGTAAAAGAATGGAAAGCAATTTAATTGCAAGTGAACAGAAGTTTAGGAAAATCTTTGATGGGGCGATGGAAGGAATTCTTTTATTTAATGATTCGTTTGAAGTTATTGATGCTAATCCGATCGCGAGAGAAATCCTTGAGCTTAATAACCGTGAAAATCAAACTCTTGATTTATGTCATTTATTTTCAAAGAAAATAAATTCTAAAAACGGAATGGAAAATCTTCATTATATCCACGAAAAAACTCAAGAAGTGACCTATAAGAATGACTTAGGTGAAGAGAAGACAATTGAGTTTTCATTAAAATTTCATATTAATGAAAATATGAATCTTGCTGTTTTTAGAGATGTTACAGAAAAAAAAGAACTAGAGGAGCAACTTCGAAAATCGGATACTTTAAATGTAGTAGGGGAGCTCGCAGCTGGAATCGCGCACGAAATCAGAAATCCAATGACAGCTTTGAAAGGATTTATACAGTTATTAGAGGGAAGTGTACAAGAAGACTTTTCTATGTACTTTAATGTCATTACTTCTGAATTGAGTAGAATCGAATCCATTATTACCGAATTCTTAGTTTTAGCAAGACCCCAGGCTATTCACTATCAACAAAAAAATATAGCCCAGATTATGAGAGAAACCATTGAGCTATTAAGTGCACAAGCCATCCTAGTAAATGTTCAAATGGATCTAAGAATTGAGAAGGCACTTCCTGTGATTTTTTGTGAACCAAATCAGTTAAAACAAGTGTTTATCAATATTTTAAAAAATGCAATTGAAGTAATGCCTGATGGAGGAAAAATTGACGTGAATATGTCGATGAAAGACCATGAACATATTCTCGTTTCCATTTCTGATCGAGGATCGGGAATATCAGAAGATAAAATTAAGAGACTTGGACAACCTTTTTATACGACGAAAGAAAGGGGAACAGGTCTAGGGCTAATGGTTAGTTATAAAATCATTGAGGAACACCGTGGTTTAGTTGAGGTAGAAAGTGAGGAAAATGTTGGGACAACTTTTCATATTACATTACCGATCTTTCAACATTAA
- a CDS encoding acyltransferase family protein, which translates to MKNRVSYFDNAKFFLILLVVFGHLIRPLIEENETIMTIYKFVYTFHMPAFILISGYFAKGIKQKGYVQKVAKKLILPYLIFQGIYSVYYFFIENKNRFIIDPLDPHWSLWFLLSLFFWNLLLLGVTKLPKKGALTLAFGLGIGIGYIDDISNYLSLSRTFVFFPLFLIGYYLKLEDFSKITSKHVRISSIVLLTGIFIAYFKMDFDYEWLFGSKPYSHFSEPTLISSFIRLGFYSLTLITSICFLSLIPKNYAFYTEWGTRTFYVYLLHGFIVQAMRNSVFINWLESVQSISLVAFLAILLTSLLSTKLVQEIAKPLIEVRSFSLLKYRTITKG; encoded by the coding sequence ATGAAAAATAGAGTGAGCTATTTTGATAATGCAAAATTCTTTTTAATTTTATTAGTCGTATTTGGTCATTTAATTCGTCCACTAATTGAGGAAAATGAAACAATAATGACCATTTATAAATTTGTATATACCTTCCATATGCCTGCTTTCATCTTGATATCAGGTTACTTTGCAAAAGGGATTAAACAAAAAGGGTATGTTCAAAAAGTGGCAAAAAAGTTAATTCTCCCATACTTAATTTTTCAAGGAATATATTCTGTTTACTATTTCTTTATTGAAAACAAAAATCGGTTTATAATCGATCCACTTGACCCGCATTGGTCCTTATGGTTTTTATTGAGTCTTTTCTTTTGGAATTTACTCTTACTAGGAGTTACAAAGCTTCCTAAAAAGGGTGCTCTTACATTAGCGTTTGGATTAGGAATTGGAATTGGCTATATTGACGATATTAGTAACTATTTAAGCTTATCTAGAACTTTTGTGTTCTTTCCACTATTTTTAATTGGCTATTATTTAAAGCTTGAAGATTTTTCTAAAATCACAAGTAAGCACGTAAGAATCTCTTCTATCGTTTTATTAACAGGTATTTTTATCGCGTACTTTAAGATGGATTTTGATTATGAGTGGTTATTTGGGTCTAAGCCTTATTCACACTTTAGCGAGCCAACACTAATCAGTTCTTTTATTCGACTTGGTTTCTATAGTCTCACGCTTATTACATCCATTTGCTTTCTCTCACTAATACCTAAGAACTATGCTTTTTACACCGAGTGGGGTACCCGAACATTTTATGTATATCTGCTACACGGATTCATCGTGCAAGCAATGAGAAATAGCGTATTTATCAACTGGTTAGAAAGCGTTCAAAGTATCAGCCTAGTGGCCTTTCTTGCTATTTTATTAACATCACTACTTTCTACTAAATTGGTTCAAGAAATTGCTAAACCATTAATTGAAGTAAGGAGCTTTTCGTTATTAAAATATCGGACCATCACTAAAGGGTGA
- a CDS encoding B12-binding domain-containing radical SAM protein — translation MKTVLSTLNAKYIHTSLSIRYLKAYAAPLYDVELAEYTIKDPAMNVVTDLYTKKPDIVGFSCYIWNIEETIKIIKMLKKIDPTLIIVLGGPEVTYDTKEWMEKIPEVDFIIIGEGEQSFKHLLDELHGDQRFEQVSGIAYREGETIQIKAQRNKIDLKELPSPFRFEEDLPHLSKRVTYIETSRGCPFSCQFCLSSIEVGVRYFDREKVKEDIRFLMENGAKTIKFVDRTFNISRSYAMEMFQFLIDEHKPGTVFQFEITADIMRPEVIQFLNDNAPAGLFRFEIGVQSTNDATNELVMRKQNFSKLTRTVTMVKEGKKIDQHLDLIAGLPDEDYSSFRKTFNDVFELRPEELQLGFLKMLRGTGLRLRAQDHGYVYMDHSPYEILRNNVLSFEDMIKIKQVEDVLEKYWNDHRMDATIEYLVSTVFESPFDFFQQFGSFWEEKGWTRIGHQLEDLYKHLHEFLSTAKTEDVHIITGFMKYDYLRNQKHKPRKPWWSDSLNKQERSKLYHAILDNPMLLGEEFAQKNLSEKDLFKHTVVEKLPFNLFTYLSKGNVLKEDSIILVHYDPILSTTNVYPATSQDLNEKVG, via the coding sequence ATGAAAACTGTACTATCAACCTTAAATGCTAAATATATCCATACAAGTCTATCTATACGCTATTTAAAGGCATACGCTGCCCCTCTATATGATGTGGAATTAGCTGAATATACGATTAAGGATCCCGCAATGAATGTTGTGACGGATTTGTATACAAAGAAGCCTGACATTGTAGGATTTAGCTGCTACATTTGGAATATTGAAGAAACAATTAAAATCATTAAAATGCTTAAGAAAATAGATCCTACCTTAATCATTGTTTTAGGTGGTCCTGAAGTCACTTATGACACAAAGGAATGGATGGAAAAAATCCCTGAAGTTGATTTTATTATCATTGGAGAAGGTGAACAATCCTTTAAACATCTTCTAGATGAGCTTCATGGTGATCAGAGATTTGAACAAGTAAGTGGTATTGCATACCGTGAGGGTGAAACTATTCAAATAAAAGCTCAACGAAATAAAATAGACTTAAAAGAACTTCCCTCACCATTTCGATTTGAAGAAGACCTTCCACACTTATCAAAACGTGTGACGTATATTGAAACTAGTAGAGGCTGTCCATTTAGCTGTCAATTTTGTTTATCCTCAATAGAGGTTGGTGTGAGATACTTTGACCGTGAAAAAGTAAAAGAAGATATACGATTCTTAATGGAAAATGGAGCAAAAACCATTAAATTCGTCGATCGCACCTTTAATATTAGTCGAAGCTATGCAATGGAAATGTTCCAATTCTTAATTGATGAACACAAACCAGGTACTGTTTTCCAATTCGAAATCACAGCTGATATTATGAGACCAGAAGTTATTCAATTCTTAAATGATAACGCTCCTGCAGGCTTGTTTCGTTTTGAAATCGGTGTACAATCTACAAATGATGCGACAAATGAGCTTGTTATGAGAAAGCAAAACTTTAGTAAACTGACTAGAACTGTCACAATGGTAAAAGAAGGTAAAAAAATCGACCAACATCTAGACTTGATTGCTGGCTTACCTGACGAAGATTACTCTTCTTTCAGAAAGACATTTAACGATGTATTCGAATTACGCCCAGAAGAGCTTCAATTAGGTTTCTTAAAAATGTTAAGAGGTACAGGTCTTCGCTTGAGAGCTCAAGATCATGGGTATGTATATATGGACCATTCCCCATATGAAATTTTGCGAAACAATGTTTTATCTTTTGAAGATATGATTAAAATAAAGCAAGTTGAGGACGTTTTGGAAAAGTACTGGAATGATCATCGTATGGACGCAACGATTGAATATCTAGTATCCACTGTCTTTGAATCACCATTTGATTTTTTCCAACAATTTGGATCGTTCTGGGAGGAAAAAGGATGGACAAGAATAGGTCACCAGCTCGAGGATCTTTATAAACATCTTCATGAGTTCTTGTCTACTGCTAAAACAGAAGATGTTCATATTATTACGGGGTTTATGAAATACGATTACTTACGAAATCAAAAACACAAACCACGTAAACCATGGTGGTCAGATTCTTTAAACAAGCAGGAACGTAGTAAACTCTATCATGCCATTTTAGACAACCCTATGCTTCTAGGAGAGGAGTTTGCACAAAAAAATCTCTCTGAAAAAGACTTATTTAAACACACAGTTGTTGAAAAACTTCCATTTAATTTATTTACGTATTTGAGTAAAGGAAATGTATTGAAAGAAGACTCAATCATATTGGTTCACTACGATCCAATTTTATCGACAACAAATGTATATCCAGCTACATCACAAGACCTAAATGAAAAGGTTGGATAA
- a CDS encoding TrkH family potassium uptake protein encodes MNDGMSKWKLKLQSLTPVQLIVSYYFLAVTVSVLLLSLPIAHKPDVEFVFIDRLFTAVSAVSVTGLTVMSTADTFSVPGIFILAFVLQFGGIGIMTLGTFVWLIMGKKIGLKERQLIMTDQNQVNLSGIVSLIKQIIVLILIIEFFGGLILGTYFLKYFNTWQEAYLQGFFTSISATTNGGFDITGQSLIPFAHDYFIQFVIILLIVLGAIGFPVLIEVKDFLFKRDKNYRFSLFTKLTSITFFALILFGTIAIAVLEYSYFFKDKVWHETFFYSLFQSTATRSGGLATMDISVFTETTILIMCALMFIGASPSSVGGGIRTTTFALNLLFLYHFAKGNKSIKVFRRELHEEDLMKSVVVTMFAGLICFFSVVILTITESFSFIEILFEVCSAFGTTGLSMGITPDLSSIGKVIIMILMFIGRVGILTFLYLLGTKEKKANYHYPKERVIIG; translated from the coding sequence ATGAATGATGGAATGAGTAAATGGAAGTTGAAGTTACAATCCTTAACACCCGTTCAGCTAATTGTGTCTTATTATTTTTTAGCTGTAACAGTATCAGTCTTATTATTAAGTTTACCTATTGCTCATAAACCAGATGTGGAATTTGTGTTCATTGATCGGCTGTTTACAGCAGTTAGTGCTGTGAGCGTAACGGGGTTAACCGTTATGTCTACTGCTGATACGTTTAGTGTGCCAGGTATCTTTATATTAGCTTTTGTCCTGCAATTCGGTGGTATAGGGATCATGACGCTAGGTACGTTTGTATGGCTCATAATGGGAAAGAAGATCGGATTAAAAGAGAGACAGTTAATTATGACTGATCAAAACCAGGTTAATTTATCAGGAATAGTGAGTTTGATTAAACAAATAATAGTGCTGATATTAATCATTGAGTTCTTTGGTGGATTAATCTTGGGGACTTATTTTTTAAAGTACTTTAATACGTGGCAGGAAGCATATTTACAGGGCTTCTTTACCTCTATTAGTGCTACGACAAATGGTGGATTCGATATTACAGGTCAATCATTGATCCCTTTTGCTCATGATTATTTTATACAATTTGTCATTATCTTATTGATTGTATTAGGTGCTATAGGTTTTCCAGTGTTAATTGAAGTAAAGGACTTTTTATTTAAAAGAGATAAAAATTATCGATTTAGCTTATTTACAAAGCTTACGTCTATTACATTTTTTGCCCTTATTCTTTTTGGAACCATTGCAATAGCTGTATTAGAATATTCTTATTTTTTCAAGGACAAAGTATGGCATGAGACGTTCTTTTATTCCTTGTTTCAATCTACAGCAACTAGAAGTGGTGGTTTAGCGACAATGGATATTAGTGTGTTTACAGAAACAACTATTCTTATTATGTGTGCCCTAATGTTTATTGGTGCGTCTCCAAGTTCTGTAGGTGGAGGTATACGTACGACTACATTTGCGTTGAATTTGCTATTTTTGTATCACTTTGCAAAGGGAAATAAGTCCATAAAAGTTTTTAGACGTGAATTACATGAAGAGGATTTAATGAAGTCTGTCGTCGTTACAATGTTTGCTGGACTTATTTGCTTCTTTTCTGTCGTGATTTTAACAATAACCGAGTCATTCTCGTTTATTGAAATCTTATTTGAGGTTTGCTCTGCATTTGGAACGACTGGACTCTCAATGGGTATTACACCTGATCTAAGTTCAATCGGGAAGGTTATTATAATGATTTTAATGTTTATCGGTAGAGTAGGAATATTAACCTTTTTGTATTTGTTAGGTACAAAAGAGAAAAAGGCAAATTATCATTATCCTAAAGAACGTGTGATTATTGGATAA